From the Solibacillus sp. FSL R5-0449 genome, one window contains:
- a CDS encoding dihydroorotate dehydrogenase electron transfer subunit, with protein MIRQEKMTVVAQKQIATNIFELTLQGQLVQDMSPGQFVHVKVSNTFEPLLRRPISIANVDKEKNEFTMIYRAEGRGTKFLATNRENEIVDVLGPLGNGFPVEAAKPGQTALLVGGGIGVPPLHELAKQLNARGVKTIHVLGFQSEDVCFYEEQFNALGDTYYATVDGSKGTKGFVTTVFDEVKPEFDLFYSCGPLPMLRALEGYYPEKEGYLSFEERMGCGIGACFACVCDTTEGYGKDYVKVCSDGPVFPKGVVAL; from the coding sequence ATGATTCGTCAAGAGAAAATGACAGTTGTAGCACAAAAGCAAATTGCGACAAACATTTTCGAATTGACACTACAAGGACAACTGGTTCAGGACATGTCGCCTGGCCAGTTTGTTCATGTAAAGGTGTCTAATACATTCGAACCGTTGTTGCGTCGACCAATCAGTATTGCCAATGTAGATAAGGAAAAAAATGAATTTACGATGATTTACCGTGCTGAAGGTCGTGGTACAAAATTTCTGGCAACAAACCGTGAAAATGAAATCGTGGATGTTTTAGGTCCGTTAGGGAACGGGTTTCCTGTTGAAGCGGCAAAACCAGGCCAGACAGCGCTTTTAGTTGGAGGAGGAATTGGTGTACCGCCACTTCATGAATTAGCGAAACAACTGAATGCGCGCGGCGTGAAAACAATTCATGTTCTAGGTTTCCAATCAGAGGATGTATGCTTCTACGAGGAACAGTTCAATGCTCTGGGCGATACGTATTATGCAACAGTTGACGGGTCGAAAGGAACGAAAGGGTTTGTTACAACAGTATTTGATGAAGTGAAGCCTGAATTCGATCTGTTTTATTCATGTGGGCCATTGCCGATGCTTCGTGCTTTGGAAGGCTATTACCCGGAAAAAGAAGGGTACTTATCTTTTGAGGAACGGATGGGCTGTGGTATCGGAGCATGCTTTGCGTGTGTATGCGATACGACTGAAGGATACGGAAAAGATTATGTGAAAGTGTGCTCGGACGGGCCAGTTTTCCCGAAAGGAGTTGTGGCACTATGA
- a CDS encoding dihydroorotate dehydrogenase: protein MSRLNLQLPGLELKNPIMPASGCFGFGREYAQLYDLSKLGAIMIKATTVETRKGNPTPRVAETSAGMLNAIGLQNPGIEKVMAEELKFLEGYDVPVIANVAGTEVADYVEVAERISKATNVKALELNISCPNVKCGGIQFGTDPETAGQLTAAVKAVSSVPVYVKLSPNVTNIVDIAKAVEAGGADGITMINTLVGMRLDERTGKPVIANGTGGLSGPAIKPVAIRMVYDVYKAVNIPIIGMGGVTCAQDVIDFMSAGASAVAVGTANFVDHFVCPTIIEELPDLLDTLNVNHISELIGRSHR, encoded by the coding sequence ATGAGCCGTTTAAACTTGCAATTGCCAGGTTTGGAATTGAAAAACCCGATTATGCCCGCGTCAGGCTGCTTTGGCTTTGGACGCGAATACGCCCAGCTTTATGACTTATCAAAGCTTGGGGCCATCATGATCAAAGCAACAACGGTGGAAACGCGTAAAGGAAATCCGACACCGCGTGTTGCCGAAACATCGGCCGGAATGCTAAATGCGATCGGCCTGCAAAATCCGGGGATTGAAAAGGTAATGGCAGAAGAGCTGAAGTTTTTGGAAGGCTATGATGTTCCGGTTATTGCCAATGTTGCCGGCACGGAAGTTGCGGATTATGTGGAAGTGGCAGAGCGTATTTCAAAGGCCACTAATGTGAAAGCGTTAGAATTGAATATTTCTTGTCCGAATGTAAAGTGCGGCGGAATTCAATTCGGGACAGATCCGGAAACAGCTGGACAGTTGACTGCGGCTGTAAAGGCGGTTTCAAGTGTCCCTGTCTATGTGAAACTCTCTCCGAACGTGACAAATATTGTAGACATTGCCAAAGCGGTTGAAGCAGGTGGAGCGGACGGCATCACAATGATTAATACTCTTGTGGGAATGCGTTTGGACGAGCGTACTGGAAAACCTGTCATTGCAAACGGGACAGGTGGCTTATCAGGTCCAGCCATTAAACCGGTAGCTATACGTATGGTGTATGACGTGTATAAAGCGGTGAACATTCCCATTATCGGTATGGGCGGGGTTACGTGTGCACAGGATGTAATCGACTTCATGTCTGCCGGTGCATCGGCTGTAGCAGTCGGGACAGCAAACTTTGTAGATCATTTCGTATGCCCGACCATTATTGAAGAATTACCGGACTTGCTGGACACGTTAAATGTGAACCATATATCTGAACTTATCGGAAG